In one window of uncultured Draconibacterium sp. DNA:
- a CDS encoding glycosidase: MKVAVNRKDIKFIPDSSRVIARFLYTGDERALNTIRAVIEMSEKSVLQVLSPVLRDYSLRHRNISKIFEKHFNRVAHLLERLNVGTDSLSTSTKILIGSYFTMEYSIESAAFFNPSIVEHPDQSETGPDEKRVIFSFRATGEGHISSIVFRTGVLDKDNNLSIEPVGKMLEEAEHIRRHVYEKKSFKKKLSEMKDVHAIIPSDLILDRLKDTFTYDELRDCIQEARKSVHLTEEKEALFNQIIWLASSHYELDFSLDTNISERVIFPVSANERNGIEDARFVKFVDDDGKISYYATYTAYDGTTVMPKMIDTTDFYHFRILPLHGEIAQNKGMALFPRKVNGKYAMLCRLDGFNNYIAFSDNISVWRNAKLLQQPKFPWEFIQIGNCGSPIETSEGWLVITHGVGPMREYALGASLFDLENPEKEIGRLESPLLMPNAEEREGYVPNVVYSCGSIIHNGELIIPYAMSDYASTYATVNLQELLNELKSS, encoded by the coding sequence ATGAAGGTAGCAGTAAACAGGAAGGACATAAAATTTATACCGGATTCATCGAGGGTAATTGCACGGTTTCTTTATACCGGTGATGAAAGGGCGCTAAACACCATTCGCGCAGTGATTGAAATGTCCGAAAAGTCGGTATTACAGGTGTTAAGTCCTGTATTGAGAGATTACTCGCTACGGCATCGGAATATCTCCAAGATATTTGAGAAGCATTTTAATAGGGTCGCTCATCTACTGGAACGGTTAAATGTTGGGACTGATTCGCTTAGCACGTCCACAAAAATACTTATTGGCTCCTATTTTACCATGGAGTATTCGATTGAATCCGCTGCATTTTTTAATCCTTCGATTGTCGAACATCCCGATCAGTCGGAAACCGGCCCGGATGAGAAAAGAGTAATCTTTAGTTTCAGAGCCACTGGTGAAGGACACATATCGTCCATTGTTTTCCGCACTGGCGTGCTGGATAAAGACAATAATCTATCCATTGAACCGGTTGGGAAGATGTTGGAAGAAGCGGAGCACATCCGGCGACATGTCTATGAAAAGAAGTCATTCAAAAAGAAATTAAGCGAGATGAAGGATGTGCATGCGATTATCCCCTCCGACTTAATTCTTGATAGGCTAAAAGATACATTTACCTATGACGAACTGCGCGATTGTATACAAGAGGCAAGAAAATCGGTGCATCTTACCGAAGAAAAAGAAGCATTATTTAATCAGATTATTTGGTTGGCCTCGTCGCATTACGAACTGGACTTTTCGCTGGATACTAACATTTCAGAACGGGTAATTTTCCCGGTTTCGGCCAACGAAAGAAATGGGATTGAAGATGCGCGCTTTGTAAAATTTGTTGATGATGACGGAAAGATCAGTTATTATGCAACATATACTGCGTATGACGGTACTACTGTGATGCCAAAAATGATCGACACCACTGATTTTTACCATTTTCGGATTTTGCCGCTTCATGGAGAAATTGCCCAAAACAAAGGGATGGCGCTTTTCCCACGAAAAGTGAATGGCAAATATGCCATGCTTTGCAGGTTGGATGGTTTCAATAATTACATTGCCTTTTCAGATAATATTTCAGTTTGGCGCAACGCAAAATTGCTGCAACAACCTAAATTCCCATGGGAGTTTATCCAGATAGGAAATTGCGGTTCGCCTATTGAAACATCCGAGGGCTGGTTGGTGATAACCCATGGAGTGGGTCCGATGCGCGAATATGCGCTCGGGGCATCGCTGTTCGATCTTGAAAATCCGGAAAAAGAAATTGGCCGTTTGGAATCTCCTTTGCTGATGCCCAATGCCGAAGAACGCGAAGGATATGTACCCAATGTGGTTTATTCCTGTGGTTCGATCATTCATAACGGTGAATTGATTATACCTTATGCCATGTCTGATTATGCATCTACTTATGCAACGGTCAATTTACAAGAACTATTAAATGAATTGAAAAGCTCATGA
- a CDS encoding dihydroxyacetone kinase subunit DhaK gives MQKFINDPSKVVDEMLEAYVKVHSDLVRPTENDRVIKYKDAPIEGKVGIVTGGGSGHKPAFVGYVGRNMVDAAACGEIFSSPPAQMFYDAIKAADGGKGVALLYGNYAGDNMNVAMAMDEAEDDDIEVKKVVANDDVPSAPKGQEAKRRGVAGEILMWKVGGAKAAMGASLDEVITVAQKAIDNTRSMGIGLAPCAIPEVGHPNFKIEEGTMEVGIGHHGEPGIEVCKLEPSAKIAQRFCDVILPDLPFKSGDEVVVLISGLGSTPVMEQYIVFNDVEKILAEKGIKVYLSYVGNYFTSLEMAGVTCTLMKLDDELKECMDYECDSVGMRQFQR, from the coding sequence ATGCAAAAGTTTATCAACGACCCGTCAAAAGTAGTGGATGAAATGCTGGAAGCGTATGTAAAAGTACATTCCGATTTGGTTAGACCAACCGAGAACGACCGGGTAATTAAATACAAAGATGCACCCATTGAAGGCAAAGTAGGAATTGTAACCGGAGGAGGATCGGGACATAAACCTGCATTTGTTGGTTATGTGGGGCGAAATATGGTTGATGCTGCTGCCTGTGGTGAAATATTTTCATCGCCTCCTGCACAAATGTTTTACGATGCCATTAAAGCTGCCGATGGAGGAAAAGGAGTCGCGCTGTTATATGGGAATTATGCCGGCGATAATATGAATGTGGCCATGGCAATGGATGAAGCTGAGGACGATGATATTGAGGTTAAAAAAGTAGTAGCCAACGACGATGTACCATCGGCTCCGAAGGGGCAGGAAGCAAAGCGCAGAGGTGTAGCCGGCGAAATTTTGATGTGGAAAGTTGGTGGAGCAAAAGCGGCAATGGGAGCTTCATTGGATGAAGTGATCACAGTTGCACAAAAAGCAATTGATAATACCAGAAGCATGGGAATAGGATTAGCACCATGTGCCATTCCTGAAGTCGGACACCCTAATTTTAAAATTGAAGAAGGGACAATGGAAGTAGGTATTGGGCATCATGGTGAACCGGGTATCGAAGTTTGTAAATTGGAACCTTCAGCAAAAATAGCACAACGTTTTTGCGATGTAATCCTACCGGATCTTCCTTTTAAAAGTGGCGATGAAGTTGTTGTTTTAATATCAGGTTTGGGTTCAACTCCGGTTATGGAGCAGTACATTGTTTTTAACGATGTTGAAAAAATATTGGCAGAAAAGGGAATAAAAGTATATCTGTCGTATGTGGGCAATTATTTTACGTCGCTTGAGATGGCAGGGGTTACCTGTACTTTAATGAAACTGGATGACGAGCTGAAGGAATGTATGGATTATGAATGCGACTCGGTTGGCATGCGTCAGTTCCAACGATAA
- a CDS encoding zinc ribbon domain-containing protein: MVQCPNCGVETEENAIYCSLCGEPLLDSITDNKTFIKSGKQGRGEKRLTEYQQLTGRQKRIIFWQISGLILISGIIITLLVDFIGNQSITWSRYPATVSLVLVVNFTLNTFLHKKFILAGGISFLSAAGLFMLFDVYAGGTAWEIKLGIPIILVAYLTVFLLVFFIRKAKQKGLNIIAYSMIAAGLLCVCIEGIISVYTRGSMLFGWSLIVMVSFLFVSLPLFYIHYRLKKATDLKRFFHI, translated from the coding sequence ATGGTACAATGTCCGAATTGCGGGGTAGAGACAGAAGAGAATGCCATTTATTGCTCATTATGTGGTGAACCGCTCCTTGATAGTATCACCGATAACAAGACTTTCATAAAATCGGGGAAACAAGGGAGGGGAGAAAAACGGCTCACCGAATACCAGCAGTTAACCGGCCGTCAAAAAAGAATAATTTTTTGGCAAATATCAGGACTAATTCTCATTTCCGGTATAATCATCACGTTGCTTGTTGATTTTATTGGAAATCAAAGTATCACATGGTCGAGATACCCAGCCACCGTGAGTCTTGTTTTAGTTGTTAATTTTACGTTGAACACATTTTTACACAAAAAATTTATACTCGCGGGCGGCATCAGTTTTTTGTCGGCAGCTGGCCTTTTTATGCTGTTCGATGTTTATGCCGGCGGCACTGCCTGGGAGATAAAGTTGGGAATTCCCATCATTTTGGTAGCCTACTTAACTGTTTTTCTGTTGGTATTTTTTATCCGTAAAGCAAAGCAGAAAGGGCTGAATATTATCGCTTACTCGATGATTGCAGCAGGGCTGTTATGTGTTTGTATCGAAGGAATCATATCCGTTTATACACGGGGCTCAATGCTTTTTGGATGGAGCCTGATTGTGATGGTGTCCTTTTTGTTTGTTAGCCTACCTTTGTTCTATATTCACTACCGGTTAAAAAAAGCAACCGATCTGAAACGCTTTTTTCATATCTGA
- a CDS encoding DUF6600 domain-containing protein: MKTLSKILAVLLLINIYALFSAQSLSAQQGPEFVSFRVFYDELSPYGFWVNYPNYNYVWIPNVDAHFTPYSTAGQWVMTEYGWTWVSSYSWGWAAFHYGRWDYDDYYGWFWIPDNEWGPSWVVWRKAHGYYGWAPLRPGMNSNMNFGSKYDDNIHWNFVQYSDFGKSNIGTYVVDNSTYNNLIRSSSVINNTYNDNRRNVSYISGPSLRQVQRTSGREMGRVAITDYNRPGQVFENNRLQLYRPLIEKNTGMNKRLEPSKITDLLYVKSPQERVDFYQRGAITPKDELRNKKQIRPLEAERINQQHQNQFLYITRLNKYKIRRIRSIQEIEFRSQEKQLLQPMNLHNKNNVAPPVNAQKRSKTTGERRQQEPDKQRERRNK, from the coding sequence ATGAAAACTCTTTCAAAAATACTTGCTGTACTGCTTTTAATAAACATTTATGCTCTGTTTTCAGCTCAATCGTTATCAGCACAGCAAGGACCGGAATTTGTCAGTTTCCGGGTTTTTTATGATGAATTAAGTCCTTATGGATTTTGGGTCAACTATCCGAATTACAATTACGTTTGGATTCCCAATGTAGATGCCCATTTTACTCCTTACTCAACTGCCGGACAATGGGTAATGACAGAATATGGCTGGACCTGGGTGTCGAGTTATTCCTGGGGCTGGGCGGCATTTCATTACGGACGTTGGGATTACGATGATTATTATGGATGGTTTTGGATTCCTGACAATGAATGGGGGCCATCGTGGGTTGTCTGGAGAAAAGCCCATGGCTATTATGGGTGGGCGCCTCTGAGGCCGGGAATGAACAGCAACATGAATTTCGGTAGCAAATACGATGATAATATCCATTGGAATTTTGTACAATACAGCGATTTTGGGAAATCAAATATTGGAACTTATGTTGTTGACAATTCCACCTATAACAATTTAATAAGAAGCTCTTCCGTAATAAACAATACATACAACGATAACAGACGCAACGTAAGTTATATTTCAGGCCCTTCATTACGACAGGTTCAACGGACATCGGGCAGGGAAATGGGGAGGGTTGCAATAACGGATTACAACAGGCCCGGACAAGTATTTGAAAACAATCGATTGCAATTATACAGACCATTGATAGAAAAAAACACGGGCATGAACAAAAGGTTGGAGCCATCGAAAATAACAGACCTCCTGTATGTAAAATCACCACAAGAGCGAGTTGATTTTTATCAACGTGGGGCAATAACGCCCAAAGATGAATTGAGAAATAAAAAACAAATCAGGCCATTGGAGGCCGAAAGAATAAACCAACAGCATCAGAATCAATTCCTGTATATAACACGACTAAACAAATACAAAATTCGACGGATTAGATCCATTCAGGAGATTGAGTTCCGATCGCAGGAAAAACAACTACTTCAACCGATGAACCTCCACAATAAGAATAATGTTGCCCCGCCAGTCAATGCGCAAAAAAGATCGAAAACAACAGGAGAAAGAAGACAACAGGAGCCCGACAAACAAAGAGAAAGACGTAACAAATAG
- the dhaL gene encoding dihydroxyacetone kinase subunit DhaL: MKTFTNKEGALIIEKMILVIKENKQYLSDIDGLIGDGDHGINMNKGFQMCKEELDNNPGDLAHAAKTLSKILMMKIGGSMGPLYGKLYRGFAKELTGKEQIGIQEMGAALEGMLSSIQSISPAKPGDKTLMDTLVPAVEAYKIAQAEGKAFDKALDEMKEAAIIGRDSTKDMIAQLGRASRLGERSRGVLDAGATSCCLLLETLAGTTKELLK; this comes from the coding sequence ATGAAAACATTCACGAATAAAGAGGGAGCCCTGATCATTGAAAAAATGATTCTGGTCATCAAAGAGAACAAGCAATACCTCAGCGACATCGATGGTCTGATAGGCGATGGCGACCATGGTATCAACATGAACAAAGGATTTCAGATGTGTAAAGAAGAACTGGATAATAATCCCGGTGATCTGGCGCATGCTGCAAAAACCCTTTCAAAAATATTAATGATGAAAATCGGAGGTTCTATGGGGCCGCTTTACGGAAAACTGTATCGTGGTTTTGCCAAAGAACTCACGGGAAAGGAACAAATCGGTATCCAGGAAATGGGTGCAGCTTTGGAGGGGATGTTAAGCTCAATTCAGAGCATATCGCCGGCTAAGCCAGGTGATAAAACATTAATGGATACGCTGGTACCCGCTGTTGAAGCCTACAAAATAGCTCAGGCAGAGGGAAAAGCATTCGACAAGGCATTGGATGAGATGAAAGAAGCAGCCATTATTGGACGCGATTCAACTAAGGATATGATTGCGCAACTGGGGCGTGCCAGTCGTTTGGGAGAGCGCTCACGTGGCGTGTTGGATGCCGGTGCAACATCGTGTTGTTTGCTGCTCGAAACACTGGCCGGTACCACAAAAGAATTACTGAAATAG
- a CDS encoding Thivi_2564 family membrane protein, whose protein sequence is MNNYIPMQRTIKNILNAVVVIILVIWLLKEFGVLDSLKNIRIQFQYLRL, encoded by the coding sequence ATAAACAACTACATTCCGATGCAACGCACTATTAAAAATATTCTTAATGCCGTGGTTGTAATTATTCTGGTAATATGGTTGCTGAAAGAATTTGGTGTGCTGGATAGTTTGAAGAATATCCGAATTCAATTTCAGTATCTTAGGCTGTAA
- a CDS encoding CsbD family protein yields MSIIELEGSWEEKKGKLKQRFEVLTHDDLMFAGGNIEVLYDKLQIKLGLTKAEFQEIIESL; encoded by the coding sequence ATGAGTATCATAGAATTAGAAGGAAGCTGGGAAGAAAAGAAGGGTAAACTCAAACAGAGATTTGAAGTATTAACACACGATGACCTTATGTTTGCTGGAGGAAATATTGAAGTACTGTATGATAAACTTCAAATAAAGCTAGGCTTAACAAAAGCAGAATTTCAAGAAATTATTGAATCACTATAA
- a CDS encoding GntP family permease, with the protein MLLIILLLVSVLFIVISTTKFKLHPFMALLLAAIGFGLFSGMPLPEIVTSVNNGFGTTIGYIGIVIVAGCIIGTFLEESGGAYIMAQKLMKLVGEKHVPLAMVILGYFVSIPVYADSGFIVLSPLNKALSKKAKISLAGPAIALGLGLTITHCLIPPTPGPIAAAGILDADIGLVIMVGGVVSFFAVMAAWIFATKFASKVFIDPNPDKSEEEIIEQAKEAPSALKAFIPIVIPLLLIVMKSLSDFPTNPLGTGFIKTLFGFIGEPVIALIIGVFFAFRLPKKFERSMLSTTGWVGKALLSSAVIILITGAGGAFGMVLRNSGIADILGSSLSEINLSIWLPFIIAASLKSAQGSSTVAVITTASIMAPLMLILGFDSPLEKALVISAIGAGSMVVSQLNDSFFWVVTQFSNMNVKTGLKLHSLGTLVCGCTSMLVVWMIHLLFC; encoded by the coding sequence ATGCTGTTAATCATCTTATTACTAGTTAGTGTTTTATTTATAGTTATCTCAACAACTAAATTCAAATTGCATCCGTTTATGGCTTTGTTATTGGCGGCTATAGGATTCGGATTGTTTTCAGGTATGCCTTTACCAGAGATTGTTACATCAGTAAATAACGGGTTTGGAACAACCATTGGGTACATTGGAATTGTGATTGTAGCAGGCTGCATAATTGGTACTTTTTTAGAAGAATCGGGCGGGGCATATATTATGGCTCAGAAACTAATGAAACTGGTGGGCGAGAAACATGTTCCGCTGGCGATGGTAATTCTTGGTTATTTTGTTTCCATCCCTGTTTATGCAGATTCTGGGTTTATAGTATTATCGCCATTAAACAAAGCACTTTCAAAAAAAGCGAAAATTTCGTTGGCTGGTCCTGCAATTGCTCTGGGGCTTGGCCTTACCATAACTCATTGTCTGATACCTCCAACTCCCGGGCCAATTGCAGCAGCAGGGATTTTAGATGCTGATATTGGATTGGTGATTATGGTAGGAGGCGTGGTGAGTTTTTTTGCCGTTATGGCTGCCTGGATATTTGCAACCAAATTTGCCTCAAAAGTGTTTATCGATCCCAATCCTGATAAAAGTGAAGAGGAGATAATTGAACAAGCAAAAGAAGCTCCATCTGCGCTAAAGGCTTTTATTCCGATTGTAATACCGCTATTATTAATTGTTATGAAGTCTCTGTCTGATTTCCCAACAAATCCTCTCGGAACAGGATTTATTAAAACCTTATTTGGATTTATAGGAGAGCCGGTAATCGCGTTAATAATTGGGGTGTTTTTTGCTTTTCGATTACCAAAAAAGTTCGAGCGCTCTATGCTTTCAACCACTGGTTGGGTGGGCAAAGCCTTGTTGTCTTCTGCCGTAATAATACTTATTACAGGAGCAGGGGGAGCATTCGGAATGGTTTTACGAAACTCGGGAATAGCCGATATTTTAGGTAGTTCATTATCTGAGATAAACCTTAGTATATGGTTGCCGTTTATAATAGCAGCCTCGTTAAAAAGTGCTCAAGGATCATCAACAGTTGCCGTTATTACAACTGCCTCAATTATGGCTCCTCTTATGCTTATTTTAGGATTTGATTCTCCATTGGAAAAAGCCCTTGTAATTTCAGCAATTGGTGCAGGTTCAATGGTAGTATCCCAATTAAATGACAGTTTTTTTTGGGTGGTGACACAGTTTTCGAATATGAACGTTAAAACCGGATTAAAACTACATTCCTTAGGAACCCTGGTGTGTGGATGTACTTCAATGCTCGTGGTTTGGATGATCCATTTATTGTTTTGTTAG
- a CDS encoding CPBP family intramembrane glutamic endopeptidase: MGNSIETDKQRGLEIAAVIATGLLKHVFMDWLNLRAFYIGVACIFWSVYIYKRYRKNKQILQQWGFRKNHFNQSFLFLTPFALLMTAAIVWYGVTHNAVFLNWHVIPVFIFYPVWGFIQQFLMLSLFAGNLMSTSTIKRSKIQIILLTSVLFALIHYPSLPLMVFAFLMELMFAFAFFKWRNLWALGLYHGWVASLLLFFVLGRELWSELWTIL, from the coding sequence ATGGGTAATTCTATAGAAACTGACAAGCAGAGGGGTCTTGAGATTGCTGCAGTAATTGCAACCGGTTTGCTAAAACATGTTTTTATGGACTGGTTAAACCTGCGGGCATTCTATATTGGTGTTGCCTGTATTTTTTGGTCGGTATATATTTACAAAAGATACCGGAAAAACAAACAGATCCTCCAGCAGTGGGGCTTTCGTAAAAATCATTTTAATCAATCGTTTCTTTTTCTTACACCTTTCGCCTTACTGATGACTGCAGCCATCGTTTGGTATGGCGTTACTCACAATGCTGTCTTTCTTAACTGGCATGTCATTCCCGTTTTTATTTTTTATCCGGTGTGGGGATTCATTCAGCAGTTTTTAATGCTGTCGCTGTTTGCCGGAAATTTAATGTCCACCAGCACGATAAAACGCAGTAAAATTCAGATTATCCTGCTCACTTCCGTGTTATTTGCCTTGATTCATTATCCCAGCCTCCCGCTAATGGTTTTTGCTTTTTTAATGGAACTGATGTTTGCATTTGCTTTTTTTAAGTGGCGAAATCTTTGGGCTTTGGGGCTTTACCACGGATGGGTGGCGAGTTTGCTTTTATTTTTCGTGTTGGGCAGGGAGCTATGGAGTGAGCTATGGACAATTTTATGA
- a CDS encoding RpiB/LacA/LacB family sugar-phosphate isomerase produces MKICIDCDDAAVNLKKVLFEHLKNKGVDITDLNYSEGKENAMYPEIGFNLAKEVATGNYDRGISICGTGLGMAMIANKVEGVFAGTCHDVFSAERLRKSNDAQVITMGERVIGPELAKTIIDAWLVSEFAGGGSTPKVAQMRELEKKSFHPKV; encoded by the coding sequence ATGAAAATATGTATCGACTGCGATGATGCAGCAGTAAACCTGAAAAAAGTACTTTTCGAACATCTCAAAAATAAAGGTGTCGATATCACCGATTTGAATTATTCAGAAGGCAAAGAAAATGCCATGTATCCTGAAATTGGTTTTAACCTGGCAAAAGAAGTTGCTACCGGAAATTACGACCGCGGGATTAGCATTTGTGGAACCGGATTGGGTATGGCTATGATTGCCAATAAAGTTGAAGGCGTGTTCGCCGGAACATGCCACGATGTTTTTTCAGCTGAAAGATTACGCAAAAGTAATGATGCTCAGGTTATTACAATGGGTGAAAGGGTGATTGGCCCTGAACTGGCTAAAACCATAATCGATGCATGGCTGGTTTCTGAGTTTGCCGGTGGAGGCTCAACACCAAAAGTGGCACAAATGCGCGAGCTGGAAAAAAAATCATTTCATCCAAAAGTGTAG
- the garR gene encoding 2-hydroxy-3-oxopropionate reductase — translation MLNKKKKIGFIGLGVMGKPMSLNLIKAGYSLMVFDINQDSVNEVVSRGAERGNSPNHIGESCEIIITMLPNSPQVETVIAGENGVMEGAKPGSVIIDMSSISPITATKISAIAAEKGVEMIDAPVSGGEPKAIDGTLSIMAGGKEDVFDSIKDILLSMGASAILIGEIGSGNICKLANQIMVALHLAAMSEAMVFAEKAGVDAEKVFQAIRGGLAGSTVLDAKIPLILDRNFKPGGPIRMHTKDLLNVRDTALEIDAPIPLTTQVMEFMKALKADGKQEDDHGGIIQYWEKLAHVEVKKK, via the coding sequence ATGCTTAACAAAAAAAAGAAAATCGGATTTATTGGTCTTGGAGTAATGGGTAAACCAATGAGTCTAAATCTAATTAAGGCCGGTTATTCATTAATGGTCTTTGACATTAACCAGGATTCAGTAAATGAAGTCGTTTCGCGTGGAGCCGAACGAGGCAACTCACCAAACCACATTGGCGAGAGCTGCGAAATAATAATTACCATGCTTCCAAACTCACCTCAGGTTGAAACAGTAATTGCCGGTGAAAATGGTGTTATGGAAGGAGCTAAACCGGGTTCTGTCATTATTGACATGAGTTCCATTTCGCCGATTACTGCAACAAAAATTTCGGCAATTGCAGCCGAAAAGGGAGTTGAAATGATAGACGCACCCGTTAGTGGTGGCGAGCCCAAAGCAATAGACGGTACTTTATCTATTATGGCTGGTGGAAAAGAAGATGTATTTGATTCAATAAAAGATATTCTTTTATCGATGGGAGCTTCGGCAATTCTAATTGGAGAAATTGGAAGTGGAAATATTTGCAAACTTGCCAATCAGATTATGGTCGCATTACATTTAGCGGCGATGTCGGAAGCCATGGTTTTTGCTGAAAAAGCGGGAGTAGATGCTGAAAAAGTTTTTCAAGCGATTCGTGGAGGTTTGGCTGGCAGCACTGTACTGGATGCCAAAATTCCATTAATTCTTGATCGTAATTTTAAACCAGGTGGTCCAATCCGAATGCATACAAAAGATCTTTTAAATGTTCGGGATACTGCACTCGAAATTGATGCGCCCATTCCTTTAACAACCCAGGTTATGGAATTTATGAAAGCTTTAAAAGCAGACGGAAAACAGGAAGATGATCACGGTGGAATTATCCAGTATTGGGAGAAACTGGCACATGTAGAAGTGAAAAAGAAATAA